A single genomic interval of Psychroserpens sp. NJDZ02 harbors:
- a CDS encoding acyl-CoA thioesterase: MKTYSEDLIVTLDDLDELNHVNNVRYIQWVNQIAKAHWFNNATQEMLDQYFWVLISHKIDYKRQIFLGDKVTLKTYVKLCEGVTSLRVVEVLVNNKQCAYSETK, encoded by the coding sequence ATGAAAACATATAGTGAAGATTTAATTGTTACTCTTGATGATTTAGATGAACTAAATCATGTTAATAATGTGCGTTATATCCAATGGGTAAACCAAATTGCTAAAGCACACTGGTTTAATAATGCCACACAAGAGATGCTTGATCAGTATTTTTGGGTGTTAATATCCCATAAAATAGACTATAAACGCCAAATATTTTTAGGTGATAAAGTTACATTAAAAACCTACGTCAAATTATGCGAAGGCGTGACATCCTTGCGTGTTGTAGAAGTGTTAGTTAACAACAAACAGTGTGCTTATTCCGAAACTAAATAG